The Mus musculus strain C57BL/6J chromosome 2, GRCm38.p6 C57BL/6J genome has a window encoding:
- the Cd302 gene encoding CD302 antigen isoform a precursor (isoform a precursor is encoded by transcript variant 1) — MPHAALSSLVLLSLATAIVADCPSSTWVQFQGSCYAFLQVTINVENIEDVRKQCTDHGADMVSIHNEEENAFILDTLQKRWKGPDDLLLGMFYDTDDATFKWYDHSNMTFDKWADQDGEDLVDTCGFLYTKTGEWRKGDCEISSVEGTLCKAAIPYDKKYLSDNHILISTLVIASTVTLAVLGAIIWFLYRRNARSGFTSFSPAPLSPYSDGCALVVAEEDEYAVQLD; from the exons aCTGTCCTTCATCTACCTGGGTCCAGTTCCAAGGCAGCTGTTATGCTTTTCTTCAAGTAACCATCAATGTGGAAAACATAGAGGATGTCAGAAAACAGTGCACTGACCACG GGGCAGACATGGTAAGCATACACAATGAAGAGGAAAACGCGTTTATACTGGACACTTTGCAAAAGCGATGGAAGGGTCCAGATGATCTCCTGCTAGGCATGTTCTATGACACTGATG ATGCAACTTTCAAGTGGTATGATCATTCAAATATGACATTCGACAAGTGGGCAGATCAAGATGGTGAGGACCTAGTTGATACCTGTGGTTTTCTGTACACCAAGACAGGTGAATGGAGAAAAGGGGATTGTGAAATCTCTTCTGTGGAGGGAACACTTTGCAAAGCAGCAA tCCCATATGACAAGAAGTATTTATCAG ataaCCACATTTTAATATCGACTCTGGTGATCGCTAGCACAGTAACTCTGGCAGTTTTGGGAGCGATCATTTGGTTCCTCTATAGAAGAAACGCGCGCTCTGGCTTCACCTCTTTTTCACCTGCACCACTGTCACCTTACAGTGATGGCTGTGCCCTGGTAGTTGCAGAAGAAGATGAATATGCTGTTCAGCTGGACTAA
- the Cd302 gene encoding CD302 antigen isoform b precursor (isoform b precursor is encoded by transcript variant 2) → MPHAALSSLVLLSLATAIVADCPSSTWVQFQGSCYAFLQVTINVENIEDVRKQCTDHGADMVSIHNEEENAFILDTLQKRWKGPDDLLLGMFYDTDDATFKWYDHSNMTFDKWADQDGEDLVDTCGFLYTKTGEWRKGDCEISSVEGTLCKAANNHILISTLVIASTVTLAVLGAIIWFLYRRNARSGFTSFSPAPLSPYSDGCALVVAEEDEYAVQLD, encoded by the exons aCTGTCCTTCATCTACCTGGGTCCAGTTCCAAGGCAGCTGTTATGCTTTTCTTCAAGTAACCATCAATGTGGAAAACATAGAGGATGTCAGAAAACAGTGCACTGACCACG GGGCAGACATGGTAAGCATACACAATGAAGAGGAAAACGCGTTTATACTGGACACTTTGCAAAAGCGATGGAAGGGTCCAGATGATCTCCTGCTAGGCATGTTCTATGACACTGATG ATGCAACTTTCAAGTGGTATGATCATTCAAATATGACATTCGACAAGTGGGCAGATCAAGATGGTGAGGACCTAGTTGATACCTGTGGTTTTCTGTACACCAAGACAGGTGAATGGAGAAAAGGGGATTGTGAAATCTCTTCTGTGGAGGGAACACTTTGCAAAGCAGCAA ataaCCACATTTTAATATCGACTCTGGTGATCGCTAGCACAGTAACTCTGGCAGTTTTGGGAGCGATCATTTGGTTCCTCTATAGAAGAAACGCGCGCTCTGGCTTCACCTCTTTTTCACCTGCACCACTGTCACCTTACAGTGATGGCTGTGCCCTGGTAGTTGCAGAAGAAGATGAATATGCTGTTCAGCTGGACTAA